The nucleotide sequence ATATCTTCTAGTAATACAAAATTAATATTGCCATGAGAGTTCTTTTTGTCAAACTTTAAGAGCTCAATAATAGCGTTGTAATCTTGAGTTTCAAAACTTATCTTATCGTATAAATTAAGAATAGATGATTTTATCATTTCCATTTTATCATCTGGAAACTGAGTTAGTTTATTCGAAATGTAAATAGCTAAGATCATTCCTATGGAGATAGCTTCTCCGTGTAACAAGGAAGGTTTATTTGGATTATCTAAAAAATAAGATTCTATGGCATGACCAAGGGTATGTCCGAAATTTAAAGTTTTACGTAAGCCAATTTCGGTAGGATCTTGTTCTACGATATCTTTTTTAATAAGAACAGATTCATAAATTAAACGATCTAAGTCAGCAACAGTTAGTGTTTTTAAGCTAATCAATTCATTCCAATAATTTTCACTTTTTATTAAGCCGTGTTTAAGCATTTCTGCTAACCCAGAACGCATTTCATTTTGAGGAAGTGTATTTAAAAACTCAGTATCTATTAATACCATTTCGCTAAAATTAACAACACCTACTTGATTTTTAAGAACACCTAAATCTACTCCAGTTTTACCTCCTACAGAAGCATCAACCATAGCTAATAGGGTAGTGGGCACATTTATATACTTAATACCTCTTCTAAATGTAGAAGCTACAAATCCTCCTAAATCTGTAATAACGCCCCCTCCTAAGTTAATAACTAACGATTTTCTGTCTGCGTCTAACTCAGATAAGGCATTCCAAACTCCAGTACAGGTTTCTATAGTTTTGTGTGCTTCTCCTGCGTCAATTTCAATAATTTCAAAATCTACTTGAGAAGTGATTTGCGACATAAAATTTGGTAAGCAAAATTTATGCGTGTTTGTATCAACTAAAATAAAAATTTTAGAAAAATTTGATGCTTCTAAATAATTGTTTAATTCAATATAACAATTTGAATTAAAGTGAATTGCATAATCTTTAGTTGAAATAGATTTCATGTAAAATGCTTAAAATATTTTGGAAGTGAAAATAAGTAGAATTTTATTAAAAAAGGAACTTGCTAATAAATATATTTGTACGATTTTAACTGCTTAAAATGAATACACGAATTTTTGAAAACACTGAAATTGCTTTTCGATTAAAAAGTAATTCAGAATTAAGAAGAGCTTATTTTTTATTTAAAATGATTTCTTATCAACCATTGGTGAAAATAGGATCTTCAATTACAAACCTTGCACTTAAAGCAAATTTACCCGTTAAAGGTTTAATTCGTTCTACAGTTTTTGATCATTTTTGTGGAGGTATAAATGAAATCGATTGCCTGCCTTTAATGGCAAAAATGTATGATGAAGGCGTTTCTTGCGTATTGGATTATTCTGTAGAAGGAAAAGACACTGAAGCACAGTTTGATGCTGCTTTACAAAAAACTTTAGAGCTTATTCATTTTGGTAGCGAAAGCGATGCAATGTCTATTACTGTATTTAAACCCACAGGGTTTGGCCGTTTTTATTTATTTGAAAAGAAAAGTGAAGGACTTCCTTTTACTGCTGAAGAACAGGAAGAATGGAATAAGGTTGTAAATAGATTTAATACAGTATGTAAAATCGCAAAATCTAAAGGAATACAAGTTTTAATTGATGCTGAAGAAAGCTGGATACAAGATGCTGCTGATGAATTGGTAGAAGATATGATGCGCATTTATAATCAGGAAATACCTGTAGTATTTAACACGATACAAACGTATAGATGGGATCGATTAGAGTATTTAAAGCAATTGCATAAAAGAAGTCAAGATGAAGGGTTTAAATTAGGCGCTAAAATTGTTAGAGGAGCTTATATGGAGAAAGAAAGAGATCGCGCTGAGGAAAAAGGTTATAAATCTCCTATTTGTATCGATAAAGAAGCTACAGATAAAAATTTTGATAATACACTAACTTATATTTTAAATAACCTGGAGACCATAGCATTATTTATAGGAACTCATAACGAAAATAGTTGCTATTTGGCTATGGAAATTATGAACACCTTAAATATTGAAAAAAATAATGATAGTGTTTGGTTTGGACAATTGTATGGCATGAGTGATCATATAAGTTATAATTTAGCTTCAGAAGGTTATAACGTAGCAAAATACGTTCCGTTTGGTCCTGTAAAAGACGTGATGCCTTATTTAATTAGAAGAGCAGAAGAGAATACGTCGGTAGCTGGGCAAACCAATAGAGAGCTTAACTTAATAGATAGAGAACGACAACGTAGAAAAAAATAATTTTAATTAATTTATTTCTATAGTTTTAATGGTTGCTTTATGTTCGCAGTTTTCTATAGTTAAGGCAATATCTTGTCCGTTGTAATTATCTTCAATTACATAAATTTTACAAAAATCTAGTTTTGTATTGCTTTTTGAGAAGTTTACATCACCGTGTTTTAAAACATAAGGTATTGCTAAAGAATCTAAATTGTTTTTAATAATCTCTGAGCTAGCATTTGAATATGCCAATCGCTTAGTACTTATATTTTTTAAAACACGAGCATCTGGCCCGTAGCTACAAGATGTTTTTTTACCGCTTAAAAAAAACGCTAAAATTACTAAACCTATAGAAAATCCTCCCAGATAATACCCAACACGTTGAATGAGTTTCATTTTTAAACTTATGTTTTGAATGTTATTGAGAATTCTAATCTAAAAAATAAGAAGATTAGGATCGCTATAATCCAAATCAAACCAATCGGCCACAGATTTACTAGTCAGAATTCCGTGGTAAAAATACAACCCATTTTTTAAACCACGATCAAAACGCAGTGCATTTTCTATACCACCATCTTCAGCTATTTTTAAAAGATAGGGTGTAAAGATGTTACTTATAGATACTGAAGCAGACCTGGAATAACGAGATGGGATGTTAGGCACACAATAATGTAGTACACCATGTTTTTCAAATGTAGAAGTGTCGTGAGATGTAATCTCGCTGGTTTCAAAGCATCCACCCATATCTATACTTACATCTATAATTAAAGCGCCATTTTTCATACTCTCCACCATAGCTTCATTAACGATAATAGGGGAGCGGTTTTTTCCTCGTACAGCTCCAATAGCTACATCACATCGTTTTAAAGACTTTATTAAATTTTTTGGCTGTAAGGTAGAGGTGTATACGGTGCGCCCTAAGTTAGTTTGTAAACGCCTTAATTTTGTAATAGAATTGTCAAACACTTTAATATTTGCGCCTAAACCAATAGCAGATCTGGCAGCAAACTCTCCAACAGTGCCTGCACCTATAATAACCACTTCGGT is from Flavobacteriaceae bacterium and encodes:
- a CDS encoding alanine dehydrogenase, with translation MSKSLSPFTKEQLLPQEETLEVLKQKGNLFIGIPKETSFQEKRVCLTPDAVSALVSNGHRVLLESGAGSGANFKDKNYSEAGAEITKDTAKVFSCPTILKVEPPSLEEIKLINPQSLIISALQLKTQSKSYFEALATKRITALAFEFIRDADGTYPAVRQLSEIAGTASVLIAAEILSNVNGGNGLMFGNISGVPPTEVVIIGAGTVGEFAARSAIGLGANIKVFDNSITKLRRLQTNLGRTVYTSTLQPKNLIKSLKRCDVAIGAVRGKNRSPIIVNEAMVESMKNGALIIDVSIDMGGCFETSEITSHDTSTFEKHGVLHYCVPNIPSRYSRSASVSISNIFTPYLLKIAEDGGIENALRFDRGLKNGLYFYHGILTSKSVADWFDLDYSDPNLLIF
- the aroB gene encoding 3-dehydroquinate synthase, producing MKSISTKDYAIHFNSNCYIELNNYLEASNFSKIFILVDTNTHKFCLPNFMSQITSQVDFEIIEIDAGEAHKTIETCTGVWNALSELDADRKSLVINLGGGVITDLGGFVASTFRRGIKYINVPTTLLAMVDASVGGKTGVDLGVLKNQVGVVNFSEMVLIDTEFLNTLPQNEMRSGLAEMLKHGLIKSENYWNELISLKTLTVADLDRLIYESVLIKKDIVEQDPTEIGLRKTLNFGHTLGHAIESYFLDNPNKPSLLHGEAISIGMILAIYISNKLTQFPDDKMEMIKSSILNLYDKISFETQDYNAIIELLKFDKKNSHGNINFVLLEDISVPKLDCTVDNSLILEAFSYYNS
- a CDS encoding proline dehydrogenase, whose product is MNTRIFENTEIAFRLKSNSELRRAYFLFKMISYQPLVKIGSSITNLALKANLPVKGLIRSTVFDHFCGGINEIDCLPLMAKMYDEGVSCVLDYSVEGKDTEAQFDAALQKTLELIHFGSESDAMSITVFKPTGFGRFYLFEKKSEGLPFTAEEQEEWNKVVNRFNTVCKIAKSKGIQVLIDAEESWIQDAADELVEDMMRIYNQEIPVVFNTIQTYRWDRLEYLKQLHKRSQDEGFKLGAKIVRGAYMEKERDRAEEKGYKSPICIDKEATDKNFDNTLTYILNNLETIALFIGTHNENSCYLAMEIMNTLNIEKNNDSVWFGQLYGMSDHISYNLASEGYNVAKYVPFGPVKDVMPYLIRRAEENTSVAGQTNRELNLIDRERQRRKK
- a CDS encoding DUF4258 domain-containing protein, which encodes MKLIQRVGYYLGGFSIGLVILAFFLSGKKTSCSYGPDARVLKNISTKRLAYSNASSEIIKNNLDSLAIPYVLKHGDVNFSKSNTKLDFCKIYVIEDNYNGQDIALTIENCEHKATIKTIEIN